AGTATCAGTTGAGAACATCAGTGTGCAGTGTGCATCTAGACAACAGCAGGTGGAGCTAAATAAACAAGTGTGCCAGGTTTGGAAAATTTCCCCTGGCTCAGCAACCACATTTCTCCTTCCAGAATGAAGATTACAGAGATTAGTGTTCATGGACTGATTATTCAGCAATGATCTCTAACTTTGTCTTCAAACAtataatattgatttttttatatttaaatttgttttgaaACAACACTCGATATGCCAAAGCTACGTTTTGCTGAATGTGTACTGTTTTGTGTGACCTATCTCATCCAAAATCTGCACACTTTGACAGATTGTAGTGATGTGGCTGTTTGAGCGTGAGTCAAGAACAAGTAATTTCATCAGTAGTGAAAACAATCAACAACATTCAAATGAACATGTTTAATACTATTTATATGAAGGAATACTAAGACAATATGtgatttattagttattaaaacCTCTTATTACACTCCTGCAATTGATTTTCGAACCAAAAGTGTAAGACAAGCCTTCACAAATCTTGCTTCCTTCCAAATACAGCTGTCAGTGAAAAACATGTAGTGGACTTAGTGTgcctgtggaaactaaacttaCATTAATAGTTACAAGTCACGACATGAAGGATATCTGTGTTGCAATTAACAGACTGCAAACAAGCAGAGACCCATATGCTGGTTACTgagtagaagaaaaaaatggcaCGTGTCCTGAGGCTGcgtttctttctgtctcaaacatgcaaatgcacacattGTACTGGCTAGCCCAGTGCCTCAGGAGCTGGTTTTTCATTGTTACCCAGTTGCAACACATATAACACCACCTCACTATTATCTGGAGCTCTTATTGTATGTTAAATAATAGCAAAGGATCAGCACACGAGCAGATATTCTGTCTTCAGACACCTGTGGTGgtgtatataatgtaatacGCACTCTTTGCTGTCTAATTATACCTGAAAAAACAATCCTTACTACATGCCCACCACTAACCCTAATCTTCTCATGAATGAATTTCCTAGCCCACTGTGTGAAGTGGTGAGAGACCTCTGTGTTTACCCTGTAAGGGGGAGGAGTTTCTGAAGAATCATGGttatgtgtgtgggtttgttgTCTGGTTTGAACAGAATTTGAATGACTATTTCTTTCTGGCTACTCACTACACAAAGGCCTCACATGTCCAGTTAAAGTACTAGGTAATGTTTATGAGTGCAGGACTATGCAGTGCATTCTTTACAAAACATAGTGGGAGATCCATGCTGAATAATTAACAGCTCATAGACCAATTCTCAACACACTAAACTGGTTGCCAGGAGTATCTGGGCTTTTAGCTGTTGGCCCTGTTACTGTATCTCCACAAACAGGAAACCTCATAGTGCCTCACCACTGTTCTGGCTGCAATCTAGTGTGATAACAAACCAGGacaatataacattttatattcttttccttctcctcaccACACCTACTACATTTACCAGATACAAtaacacaggcaaaaacaatGCTTTAAGCGGGCAGAGGCATTAATTTCCTATCATTAAAACGCTATTAGGAGTAATATCTTGGCAACAAGCTACAGAGGTAAGCAGTTAAAGAATTATGTGATCCAAGTGAGAAAGTGTAGTACATTTACACCTATTTGGGGTGtttttcattaactttgtccattctgtctttgtttggtATTCTTTAGAAGTCGTCTATAAACTTAGTGAAAACCCACACTGAGTCAGTCACCTCTGAGCAAACATTCAGCCCAACTGCAACAACAGGAATCTGATATACTGCACCATATCCATTTTATCTGGTTTCTGTAGAGCCTCTGAATTATCAGTGTaatctgtctgcatgtgtttatgtacagtCAGGCACCACCTCCACATCTGATCATGCACCTTGGCCGACTTTCAGGGCACTACATGTCTCAGCGGatgcttttcttcctttcttttttctttcttctgttttttttttcttctgcccGAACAAAGTACAAGGGTAGAGTGAGAAGAGTGAAAGCAAGTAACAGCCCAGGACCGGTTGAAACCTGTATGGGTTGCAAGTGAGGAAACACTTCCTCCACTGAGTGCATCTTCATCCAAATCCAGAAAGAGCTGGAAGTGCTGCATGAACTCAGCACTCAGGGTCCTATCGACTGTTGAGTTTGTTAATACCTGTAACACATGTAGCTGGAGATTATAACACAGATTCCAGTAGTTTCATTTAACTGTAACAATGCAGAACATCAAATGCGTGTCATGTGGACTAAAAGCAGACTAGAGAAGTAATAACTAGATGACACTAGTTGTAGGttgtgagacagaaacagaaaggggTAAACTCGTGCTGTGTTCAAGTCACATTGGAAATACAATTTTCAagacattttttcttctttttgtatttttgtgatttGACAAATGTTTACTTTAGTCTGACAACGATAATATATTATCTTATTTTGAAACCAGGGCTTAAATCCAACATCTCCAAAGTCTTTAGCTGGATGTAGGTGCAGCAGTTTATGAAACAGTCGATTGAAACTGCTACTAAAGGTGGAGAGTTGCCCTAAATAAATCCTTACTCAAGGACTGTATACAGTTTCGAGGTActtgtatttccattttgttaCTTGAACGTTTTACGTCGCTATATTTAATTGACAGTTTGAGTTaatagttactttgcagatgcagattcttaatttaaaaaaaatcagctattaaatgaattatttttttgttattattggaGATTACACAAGCTGGCAGCACATAACATGGTTAAATTATCTTGACCTCTCACTGCTGTAACATTAGTGATGTTTCAATATATAATAATCATTATGccgtaataataataaacattacaaaccaataacaaaacaaatataaatatgatacatgaatacttttatttattcatactctgttgtaaataaatatttgcttAAGTAGAACATCTGAGTaggaagtgaaacaaaacaaactctttGTGAGCTGAATAATCAGCTGAAACTCACCCGAGGCTCGACAGTGCGCAGCTGGTGCAACCACGGTTTCCCACATTCCATGAATGCAGCAAGGTGGTGTCATCCTCCAATGAGAAGCGCCCATAGCGCCCACAGCAGCGGTCTGCGCGGCTCCATGTTGGATGTGCCTCTTCTCTAGACATTTATTCCGCTGGAGGTGTACCTGCGTATTTTGTCCAACGCGCAGCGGAGTCTTCCCCGCGGGCTGAGGCATGAGGCAGGACGCCGACACACCGGCCTACCCGACACTCATGTtgttacagctttgttttaCACACCGGCGCCATTCCCGCAGTTTTTAACGGGGCTGAGAAATTAGGTTAGAGGCGCACCTGAAGACCGGAGCGAAAAGTGGCACTCGGGCTGAGGGACAAATAAGTGGATTGAGATAACGCCACACAGGCAGTAAGTATATCCCGACACCTATGCTCCACTTTGTATTCGGACTTTTCCACTGTAGAGGGATAAATCCTGTCAGTCAGAAACTTGGCTGCTGCCTTTTCTCCGCCGGGTCACGGTTTGCGGTGAGTTACCTGCTTCAGTCCGGGACACATGCGGAGCCTCAGTTGAACGTGTTTCAACAAGTCACCTGATCAAACCCCCACAGTCACTGCGGAACTCCCTGCGTGGGGAAAACGGCGAAACGTTTCAACATCCcactaaaaatgtgttgtttcctgTTGTGGTAGGAAAGTGTGCCTAAATGCAAAAGGGCACATTGTTTTTTGTAGATTTCCGTGTAGGCTGAACCTCTGAGTCGTCTGAGTTACATTAAACTGACTAGTACCCAtctttaaactaaaataactgGACGAAATAACTTTAAGACTTTATTCAGCTGTTATTTCACCATCTAACTGTTTGACCTGCAGAGCCTCTTGTCACTGGTGAAGTTTATTGTAGTGTATTGTGTTGGCACTGGGCCCCATCCTGCTCCACAGAAACGTGGTGACACTGTCCCACAGGTTTAACCCGGACTTTCACCACCCTACCCCCCGGACCCTTTCCCTGGCGCCCCCACAGTCaaggtagtttttttttttttttttttgccctatTTCTTTGCGTTACTTCCATCATGTGTGAAGACTGTGCGATGAGAGAGTTAATCATTTAAATCCACTGTGGAGCTGCTGTCAACCATCAACAAGCGCCTTCTCCAAACAGATCCACAGTTATCATGGTTTGCCTGGATATAGTCTAAACATAAAGTAGGCCTATGGTAAAAATGACCTTCCTCTTCAGTTTGATCTGACGTCTTTGTAAGAGGAACTGCAGACATGACATGGGAAGGGAGAAGGGGTTACATTgtgaggaggagggtgaggggggggggtcTCCATAGGAAAATATAACACTAAACCTTTCAAGAAGCCCAGTGATGCAGACACATGACCTGAGAGGAGCAGTACGCCGAGCTTTGCCAACCACTCCAAACTGATCAAATTCAGCTGAGTGTAAAGGCCATCCTCATGGCAGACAGTCTGACTTacaaagaaggaaaagcacaggtgctGATAACAGGATGAGTGGTGGCTCTGTTATATCCAAGTGACCCCATAAGCCACGacagtgagtcacacacacattaatatgaTCCTGAAACTAAATGGAAGCCATCATCatgaatattattaaatgttatggCACTGCCAGAAAACGTAACCTGGTATAACCCTGCAGAAGCAGCCTAAACTGGGACATCCttgtcatttacattacatttagtcatgtgGCAGATAGGTTTGTCCAAAGTGAGGTTCAAAGAAGATAGATGGATTTGTTAAATGTGCTTATTAAGGAGCTGTAACCAAGAAATAGCAGAGCACAGTATTTAATAGGTGAATGATTAACTTGTTGGTAGACAGACTATGAACactggaaacacattttctaaagaCCCcagacagatgttttattgcatttctgtACTGCAGTTTGGTACATATAAACTGATCTGAACTATCAGCTGATAACTTGTAGTAAACTAGTTAAGAAACTTTGGTGACGTCTCTGATAAAGAATAAAACTATTAAAGCACTCCATTTTATCAGACTTACAGACTACAGTGAAAGTGTCAACAATTCAAGCTACTAGAACACTCCagaagttttgttttatttatttattttattcagttatCTACTCTATGTAAAAAATACCATTCATACCTCACTGGAAATAGtcaaacatatatttttatttgtgtttcttttaaattagaAGCAGGAAGCAGAGGAAAGATGATGGAAGCAATGCACATGATACTGAAAGTGCCACATCAACTAAATAAGGGCTAAAAAGGGCACACTTCGCAGAGCTTTACTAAATGAAACACATGTGTGCCAAACATCTCAGTGAGGCTCACATCAAAGGAATCTGCACTGTTCCAGTAACAACAGGTTGTAATACTGCAAGTCCAAATTTAGCACAGTCTTGTGCTCGGCTCGTacacatcattaaaatgttactGAATGAAACTAGACTGAAAAGCGAGGGGAAGTGAGAATTGATTTTTGCATGCTATGATAAAATGATGGATCACACTAGCACttcacagtcacacattcaTATCTTTTACAGCTGCCGGTTAAATGTGTTACTCGAGGAGCTTTAGGACTACTACTGTACGTGACTCTTCACTTTTGGCAACCTGCTACAGATTTGGACCTAGAAATGTTTAACTTCCTGGTTTAGGTTGGTGATCCAGAAACACATgttgaatattatttttaaatagtttttttttcctgaaagaTTACTCATGCTTCCAGTACGGTGTCCTTTGGGCATGTTTTAAAAGGCCTGTTTATGCTCAGACTTTCAGAACATAAACAGAGAAAATTCACAGCAACTCAACCAGGGCTGCAGTTATTGTAATCATaggttaaataattaattatggATTCAGTTGTCTAggatttttgctttaaaatgtctgGAAAAATGTGTATCACAGTTTCTCAGAGCCTGTCAATCAACTTTATGTTCATAACTCATGTACTTTGCATATATAACATAAGTAATAGTAATTGGAAAAAAAGTCTGACTGACCCTCTTCCATTTTTTGCAGCAATGTTCACACTCACTGAGGTTGCATCCTTGAATGACATCCAGCCGACGTACCGCATCCTAAAGCCATGGTGGGATGTCTTCATGGATTACCTGGGGCTGGTCATGCTCATGTTGGCTATATTCGCCATGACCATGCAGATCACCAAGGACCAGGTGGCTTGCCTTCCTTATCTGGAGAACCAAGAGGAGGCCTCAGCAACTAAACTTAACTTGTTCCCCCAGCAGAGTGCACCAGACGCATCCTCATCACCAGCCACTGAGGCCACTGTGGTGACCTCCATCCCATATGCCACCAAGGACGTAACGGATGAAGCTATCCATGAACTCCACATCGGACACCAACAGACTGCTGTGGTGGCAGAGAAATATGTCAATCAGCCTCAACCAACTGGGGTCAAAACCAATCTGGACTTCCAACAATATGTCTTTGTCAACCAAATATGTTACCATGTTGCCTTGCCCTGGTACTCCAAGTACTTTCCATACCTCACGCTTATCCACACAATTGTTCTTATGGTCAGTAGCAATTTCTGGTTCAAATACCCCAAAACAAGCTCGAAGATCGAGCATTTTGTGTCCATTCTTGGGAGGTGTTTTGAGTCTCCCTGGACTACAAAGGCTTTGTCCGAAACGGCTTGTGAGGACTCGGAGGAGAACAAGCAGAGGTTTACCGGCACCTCTTCAGCACTAAAGCAGGTATCTTTAGAGGGAAAGGATGAAAACACAAGTGTGTCGCCGTCCACACCCATGCTTGGGGTGACGTTTTCTGCAGATAAGCCCGTTGTGGAGGTCCCAAGTAGTATGACAATCCTGGATAAAAAAGACGGGGAGCAAGCCAAAGCCTTGTTTGAGAAAGTGAGGAAATTCAGGGCCCACGTGGAGGACAGCGATTTCATCTACAAGCTTTATGTAGCCCAGACAGCTGTCAAAACTGTCAAGTTTATTTTGATATTGTGCTACACTTCAACCTTTTTGGCTGAAATTAAATTTACACACGATTGTAAACCTGACGTTAAACAGCTAACAGGATACTCAAGGTTCTTCTGTACGCACAACATGGCTTTCATGCTTAACAAGCTGCTTGTTACCTACATGGCTTTAATTTTGATCTATGGGATGACATGCTTATACTCTCTCTTCTGGGTGTTTCGGCGACCTCTGAAAGAGTACTCATTCGAGAAGGTCAGGGAAGAGAGCAGCTTTAGTGACATTCCTGACGTCAAAAATGACTTTGCATTCCTCTTACACATGGTTGATCAGTATGATCAACTTTACTCCAAGCGCTTTGGTGTCTTCTTGTCTGAGGTCAGTGAAAACAAGCTAAGGGAAATCAGTCTCAACCATGAGTGGACTTTTGAAAAACTAAGGCAGCTTGTGACCCGTAATGCACAGGACCAGCAGGAGCTGCACCTTTTCATGCTCTCTGGACTTCCGAATGCAGTGTTTGACCTCACGGATTTGGAAGTGCTTAGACTGGAGCTGATTCCCGAAGTGAGGTTCTCTGCAAAAGTCTCCCAAATGACCAGCCTGCAGGAGCTGCATCTCTGCCACTGTCCTGCCAAAGTTGAGCAGACCGGGTTTGCTTTCCTCCGTGACCATCTGCGCTGCCTTCATGTCAAGTTCACTGATGTTGCTGAGATCCCAACATGGGTGTATTTGCTGAGGAATCTGAGGGAGCTTAACCTAATTGGCAACTTGAgctcagaaaacaacaaaatgattgGTTTAGAATCCATGCGAGACTtgagacatttaaagacattatgCCTGAAGAGCAACCTCACTAAAATACCCACAAGCATCACAGATCTCTCACCACATCTGATTAAGTTAGTGGTGCACAATGATGGTACAAAACTACTGGTACTAAATAGTCTGAAAAAGATGACAAATCTAATTGACCTGGAGCTGCACAACTGCGAACTGGAGAGGATTCCCCACGCCATCTTCAGCTTGGCCAACTTACAGGAACTTGACCTGAAATCTAACAATATCCGAACCATAGAGGAGATCATCAGCCTCCAGCACCTCAGGAGGCTGACATGCCTCAAACTGTGGCACAACAAAATCATCACCATCTCATCCTCCATCGGTCAGGTCAAGTCTCTGGAGACTCTCCATCTCTCGCACAATAAACTGGAGGCACTGCCCCCAGCCTTGTTCACGCTGCCTAAACTGCGGCACTTGGATGTGAGCCACAACTCCATCACAGTGCTCCCCCCAGATGTTGGGCTCCTCCAAAGCCTGCAGCAATTAGCCATCAACTCCAACAAGCTGGAGGCGCTGCCCAAGCCTCTGTTCAGATGCAACAAGCTCAAGGTGCTGTGTCTGGGGCACAATGCGCTCACTGTTCTGCCAGAAACTGTGGGTCAATTGGTTCAGCTCACTCAGCTGGAGCTGAAGGGAAACTGTTTGGATAGACTTCCTGCCCAGCTCGGAAACTGCCGCCTGCTGCGCAAAAACGGCCTGGTTGTGGAAGACCATCTCTTTGACACTCTGCCTGTGGATGTTAAGGAGAGCATCAGCCGTGATACCAACACTTCCTTTACGAGTGGCTTATAGCACAAAAAGGACTGAGACAACACAGATAAGCCCCTATAACAGATGGCTTTTTATTAATGTAGGATCCACAAAGTTGAACATATTTTCTTGATTATTTTAGAAGACTGTGTCTTACGTGTGTTAACGTGACAGAGATGCTTCTCTTGTTGCTGAGTGTGTATCAGAttcagcagtgttttgtttgtttagcatTTTCATAGCTTTGAATAAGAGATTGATAATTGAGCTTTTCTTTGTAATACTCTACAgaccaaatgtgtttgttttgatgacAGATCATTGTTTTAGGTACTCAGGTATAACCATGGGGAACAATCTTTTGCCTTAACTGCTGCTATTTTTTACAGTGAGGGCTTTCACAAACACAAGGCCAAATATAAATATGTCCTGTATTTCAACAGTTTCTATATGTGATGTAGAAACGGATACAATGCAGTGCTCCTCTTGTAGTAGTGTCTAACCATTCTTAAAATCTTAtaacctttattttctttgacgCCTGTTATTTAACAGAACAAGTTCAGAGTTGTAAATGTCAGGTGAAGAAAAAGCACCAGAAATGAATATCGAATGAatcttgaatgaatgaatgtatacTAAGGCCTATAGTAATTAATTTGCACAATGAAAACCTAAAACTTTAATGATCATTGAATGTCCTTTGTGATAACACATTCTAAGACCACAGTGAGCTGAGAAAAGGTGAATCTGTTGACTATCAATTTTCATGAAATGTCTGATGAAAGTAGGAGTGTTTATCTTACATGTCAGAGTCATGTAATGGAAACAAAAATCCATCTGCCTTCATTCTTCTCACTGGATTTATGTGTAGGCCTGTAGGTGTTCTTCAGAGCTGTTCTACCACCTTAGTGATCCTGTGCTCAAAGTTCACAACTTTatgtcacaataaaacacagttttagaaGGATGTCTGATAATTATTCATGTATTTCACTATTGCCCGCCATGGAAtactgagaaaacaacaaatcaaagtAAATGGACATATTTGGAGTTAGGCAGCTGCTGAAAGAGCATCCCCCAGTGTATTCTTTCCCTCTAAGTCAAAGGTTTTCCTGTCTCCACAcatatttttgcttttctttctacCCTGAATTTCAATAACCTTGTGAAAAACAGaatgttgtttcctttttttgatTCTTGTTCCCAAACAAAACAACTCTTAAAACATTTCAGAGAAGATATGTGTCTTGTAATAGCAGGACAAGCACAGATGAAGTGAATAACATTAATGTACTTTATAATTGTTATTTGGGGTCACAGAGTATGATGAGTGAAAATTGCTGTTTTGAAAAAGGAacacttaatttaatttcacattccTCTCTTGCAAATTTCCACTAGTTGCCTCAAAAACTTGTTGGGAAAAGTAGATTTGGTAATGTTACCCTGAGGGCTTCATACTTAGACCAATGTGCTTAGTcataaagagacagagcagatgAGGTTACAGTGATCTCATTTAATCACAGTgaagagaaataataataataacccgCTAATTCTGCATTGTTGCAGAtgcacatgtttttattcatccaCATGATCCTA
The window above is part of the Anabas testudineus chromosome 17, fAnaTes1.2, whole genome shotgun sequence genome. Proteins encoded here:
- the lrrc8da gene encoding volume-regulated anion channel subunit LRRC8D, whose translation is MFTLTEVASLNDIQPTYRILKPWWDVFMDYLGLVMLMLAIFAMTMQITKDQVACLPYLENQEEASATKLNLFPQQSAPDASSSPATEATVVTSIPYATKDVTDEAIHELHIGHQQTAVVAEKYVNQPQPTGVKTNLDFQQYVFVNQICYHVALPWYSKYFPYLTLIHTIVLMVSSNFWFKYPKTSSKIEHFVSILGRCFESPWTTKALSETACEDSEENKQRFTGTSSALKQVSLEGKDENTSVSPSTPMLGVTFSADKPVVEVPSSMTILDKKDGEQAKALFEKVRKFRAHVEDSDFIYKLYVAQTAVKTVKFILILCYTSTFLAEIKFTHDCKPDVKQLTGYSRFFCTHNMAFMLNKLLVTYMALILIYGMTCLYSLFWVFRRPLKEYSFEKVREESSFSDIPDVKNDFAFLLHMVDQYDQLYSKRFGVFLSEVSENKLREISLNHEWTFEKLRQLVTRNAQDQQELHLFMLSGLPNAVFDLTDLEVLRLELIPEVRFSAKVSQMTSLQELHLCHCPAKVEQTGFAFLRDHLRCLHVKFTDVAEIPTWVYLLRNLRELNLIGNLSSENNKMIGLESMRDLRHLKTLCLKSNLTKIPTSITDLSPHLIKLVVHNDGTKLLVLNSLKKMTNLIDLELHNCELERIPHAIFSLANLQELDLKSNNIRTIEEIISLQHLRRLTCLKLWHNKIITISSSIGQVKSLETLHLSHNKLEALPPALFTLPKLRHLDVSHNSITVLPPDVGLLQSLQQLAINSNKLEALPKPLFRCNKLKVLCLGHNALTVLPETVGQLVQLTQLELKGNCLDRLPAQLGNCRLLRKNGLVVEDHLFDTLPVDVKESISRDTNTSFTSGL